A section of the Amycolatopsis sp. AA4 genome encodes:
- a CDS encoding NUDIX hydrolase: protein MNDKHLAYVLLRRGETVLLIRRAPGTFLGGHWEFPGGTVEPGEAPETTAVREVAEETGLRVQLAGERVRQSWPDRTGKPFTVHAAYYDAHPEFLGDLQLNPAEHDDHRWLTPADAAGLPLSDHVRQVLLG, encoded by the coding sequence ATGAACGACAAACATCTCGCGTACGTCCTGCTCCGCCGCGGCGAAACCGTGCTGCTGATCCGCCGCGCGCCGGGGACTTTCCTCGGCGGGCATTGGGAATTCCCCGGCGGCACCGTCGAACCCGGCGAAGCCCCGGAGACCACCGCGGTACGGGAAGTCGCCGAGGAAACCGGGCTGCGCGTACAGCTCGCCGGGGAACGGGTCCGCCAATCCTGGCCGGACCGCACCGGCAAACCGTTCACCGTGCACGCCGCCTACTACGACGCGCACCCGGAATTCCTCGGCGACCTTCAGCTCAACCCGGCCGAACACGACGACCACCGCTGGCTGACCCCCGCCGACGCGGCCGGACTCCCCCTGTCCGACCACGTCAGGCAGGTATTGCTCGGCTGA
- a CDS encoding YciI family protein, giving the protein MYIALLSYTAPRNEVDYALAEHAEWLRSQFAHGLFLVSGKGNEDADQVIITRPCLRGKLDAVLATDPLVLQRLAHYRVIEFSATRTAGEFLTVNEALAS; this is encoded by the coding sequence ATGTACATCGCATTGCTGTCCTACACAGCACCTCGAAACGAAGTCGACTACGCGCTGGCCGAACACGCCGAGTGGCTGCGAAGCCAGTTCGCGCATGGATTGTTCCTCGTTTCCGGAAAAGGAAACGAGGACGCCGACCAGGTCATCATCACCCGCCCGTGCCTGCGCGGCAAGCTGGACGCCGTGCTCGCCACCGATCCGCTCGTCCTGCAACGGCTCGCGCATTACCGCGTGATCGAATTCTCCGCCACCCGCACCGCGGGCGAGTTCCTGACCGTCAACGAGGCGCTCGCCTCCTGA
- a CDS encoding SDR family oxidoreductase, with amino-acid sequence MKSKKTALITGVGRKAGIGAAIAARLKEDDWNVVTTRWSDYDRRMPWGPDETVEGIEADLADPETPARLFDQIDDDVQALVLAHCESVDSGLLDTTVDSFDRHFAVNARASWLLIREFAQRYRGPRGAGRIVTLTSDHVVHNLPYGASKGALDRITLAAAGELGHLGITANAVNPGATDTGWIPEADREAFARHNPLGRIGTPRDCAGLVAFLCGPEGGWVNGQVLVANGGAA; translated from the coding sequence TTGAAGAGTAAGAAAACCGCCCTGATCACCGGAGTCGGCCGGAAAGCCGGAATCGGCGCCGCGATCGCCGCCCGGCTGAAGGAAGACGATTGGAACGTCGTCACCACCCGCTGGTCCGACTACGACCGCCGGATGCCGTGGGGCCCCGACGAGACCGTCGAGGGCATCGAAGCCGACCTGGCCGACCCGGAAACCCCGGCGAGACTGTTCGACCAGATCGACGACGACGTCCAAGCGCTCGTGCTCGCCCACTGCGAGTCCGTGGATTCCGGCCTGCTCGACACCACAGTGGACAGTTTCGACCGGCACTTCGCGGTGAACGCCCGCGCAAGCTGGCTGCTGATCCGAGAGTTCGCCCAACGCTACCGCGGACCCCGCGGTGCAGGGAGGATCGTAACGTTGACCAGCGACCACGTAGTGCACAACTTGCCCTACGGAGCAAGCAAAGGCGCGCTCGACCGGATCACCCTCGCCGCAGCGGGAGAACTAGGCCACCTCGGCATCACGGCGAACGCGGTGAACCCGGGCGCGACCGACACCGGCTGGATCCCCGAAGCCGACCGCGAAGCGTTCGCCCGGCACAATCCGCTGGGCCGGATCGGCACCCCACGCGACTGCGCGGGTCTGGTCGCGTTCCTCTGCGGACCGGAAGGCGGCTGGGTGAACGGACAAGTCCTCGTCGCCAACGGAGGAGCGGCATGA
- a CDS encoding gamma-glutamylcyclotransferase, translating to MPLMFLNGGAMRGEPLHHLLDGAPLVAETTTAAKYRFYSVGGQCPALVPVAHGGAAISGEVYDLTLDQLRDRVLPSEPPELELGVIELADGSSAFAMLLRRPQTSHVQLRDITEIGDWRAFKAAA from the coding sequence ATGCCTCTGATGTTCCTCAACGGCGGCGCGATGCGCGGCGAACCTCTGCACCATCTGCTCGACGGCGCTCCGCTGGTGGCCGAAACGACCACGGCCGCGAAGTACCGGTTCTATTCGGTGGGCGGGCAATGCCCGGCGCTGGTCCCGGTGGCGCACGGCGGCGCGGCGATCTCCGGCGAGGTCTACGACCTCACGCTGGACCAGCTGCGCGACCGCGTGCTCCCGTCCGAACCGCCGGAGCTGGAGCTGGGCGTGATCGAACTGGCCGACGGCAGTTCGGCGTTCGCGATGCTGCTGCGGCGGCCGCAGACCTCGCACGTGCAGCTGCGGGACATTACGGAAATCGGCGACTGGCGAGCGTTCAAGGCCGCGGCGTGA
- a CDS encoding EfeM/EfeO family lipoprotein, producing the protein MPGVGRARWIGGGVAIAVVAGGVAFAVWPDGASAQDPEIQISRSACGQGWADPRPGVQTFHLHNTGSVTSEVDLIDPATGVVYGEVEGLGSGTTRPLQVTLGNGTYAFRCLPEDSSAIVGPAVTVSGGAERGPGVAPVTQNDLLGPLKSYQAQVTQGLDQLAADVGKVKDAIRGNDRGASQVAWLAAHLDYERLGAAYNAFGDSDKAINGTADGKPDGIKSPDFTGFHRIESGLWHNEDLAALVPVADQLDSDVQKLRKSFADSQVNPNDLGLRAHEIVENTLQFELTARTDYGSGTNLATARANLDGTQAVLDVLRPVLAPRYPALSKVDKWMERTKAALDSAKKPDNSWTPVSQLSAVQRQKLNADVSELTELLAPIAAIAEPRRIS; encoded by the coding sequence GTGCCGGGGGTTGGGCGTGCCCGCTGGATTGGCGGCGGGGTCGCGATTGCGGTCGTGGCGGGGGGTGTCGCGTTCGCGGTGTGGCCCGACGGGGCTTCGGCGCAGGATCCGGAGATCCAGATTTCCCGGTCGGCTTGCGGGCAGGGCTGGGCGGATCCTCGGCCGGGGGTGCAGACTTTTCACCTGCACAACACCGGATCCGTGACTTCCGAGGTCGATCTGATCGATCCGGCGACCGGGGTGGTTTACGGCGAGGTCGAGGGGCTGGGCAGTGGCACTACCCGGCCGTTGCAGGTGACGCTTGGCAATGGGACGTACGCATTCCGTTGTCTCCCGGAGGATTCGTCGGCGATTGTCGGGCCTGCTGTCACAGTGAGTGGCGGGGCCGAGCGTGGTCCGGGGGTCGCACCGGTGACGCAGAATGATCTGCTCGGGCCGTTGAAGTCCTATCAAGCGCAGGTGACGCAAGGGCTCGACCAGTTGGCCGCGGACGTGGGCAAGGTGAAGGACGCCATTCGCGGCAACGATCGCGGGGCGAGTCAGGTGGCTTGGCTGGCCGCGCATCTGGACTACGAACGTCTTGGCGCGGCTTACAACGCGTTCGGGGACTCGGACAAGGCCATCAACGGGACCGCGGACGGTAAGCCGGACGGTATCAAGAGCCCTGATTTCACCGGGTTCCATCGGATCGAATCCGGATTGTGGCACAACGAAGATCTCGCCGCCCTGGTCCCGGTGGCCGATCAGCTGGACAGCGACGTGCAGAAGCTCCGCAAGTCCTTTGCGGACAGTCAGGTCAATCCGAACGACCTTGGCTTGCGCGCGCACGAGATCGTGGAGAACACCCTGCAATTCGAACTGACCGCCCGCACCGATTACGGCAGCGGCACCAACCTCGCCACGGCTCGGGCGAATCTCGATGGGACGCAAGCGGTTCTCGATGTGCTGCGTCCGGTTCTCGCTCCGCGTTATCCGGCACTGTCCAAGGTGGACAAGTGGATGGAACGCACCAAAGCCGCCCTGGACAGTGCGAAGAAGCCGGACAACTCGTGGACGCCGGTAAGCCAACTGTCCGCGGTGCAGCGGCAGAAGCTCAATGCCGACGTCAGCGAATTGACCGAGCTGCTCGCTCCGATCGCGGCTATCGCGGAGCCGAGGAGGATCTCGTGA
- a CDS encoding PucR family transcriptional regulator: MRLGALLDTPELGLRLLAGEKARDREFGRVFQATLQDPTRYLDGGEIVLCGLRWLPGPADADAFVGKLAAAGVTALGAGTAEVGGPVPDYLVAACERVGLPLFEVPVSVSFATVAERVILGLAAERSAPARDSHRRLVAAVTSGHGLSALVKAGAEELGTDCLVLSATGQQLAGGPELPAARRAALARRFLRAERLPCQDGPVTLLGAAGRSGHRIASWFLVVDGDPAKWPSARRELALELAALVGLERSRMDEARRIENRAAEPLLRLVLSDDAAPGELTSRLAAAGFAPQEPVTTLSAEVRGGGPGLAQVLVEELLSATGQPVLVATVEGETFGLFASRDTEALREAVHTIEPALGSARLTLGLSRAADAAGLRAGVQEARHARTLAALTPGRATVLSGDEVASHLLLLAAVPEDLRRTFGEKVLGPVLAYDAAHGSELITTLKAFLEHSGSWTQTSATLHLHVNTLRYRITRIGELTGRDPSRFADRVDLYLAGCFTQNWGWS; the protein is encoded by the coding sequence ATGCGGCTGGGTGCACTGCTCGACACCCCGGAGCTGGGGTTGCGGCTGCTGGCGGGCGAGAAGGCGCGCGACCGGGAGTTCGGCCGCGTCTTCCAGGCGACCCTGCAGGATCCGACGCGGTACCTCGACGGCGGCGAGATCGTGCTGTGCGGCCTGCGCTGGCTGCCCGGGCCCGCGGACGCGGACGCGTTCGTCGGCAAACTCGCCGCCGCGGGCGTGACCGCGCTCGGGGCCGGGACCGCCGAGGTGGGCGGCCCGGTGCCGGACTACCTCGTGGCCGCCTGCGAACGCGTCGGCCTGCCGTTGTTCGAGGTGCCGGTGTCGGTTTCGTTCGCGACCGTGGCCGAGCGGGTGATCCTGGGCCTGGCGGCGGAACGCTCGGCGCCCGCCCGCGATTCGCACCGGCGGCTGGTGGCCGCGGTGACGTCCGGCCACGGACTGTCCGCGCTGGTCAAGGCCGGCGCGGAGGAGCTGGGCACGGACTGTCTCGTGCTGAGCGCGACCGGGCAGCAGCTGGCCGGCGGACCGGAACTGCCTGCCGCCCGCCGCGCCGCGCTGGCCCGGCGGTTCCTGCGGGCCGAACGGCTGCCCTGTCAGGACGGCCCGGTCACGCTGCTCGGCGCGGCCGGACGCTCCGGGCACCGGATCGCGAGCTGGTTCCTCGTGGTGGACGGCGATCCGGCGAAGTGGCCGTCCGCGCGCCGGGAGCTGGCGCTGGAACTCGCGGCGCTGGTCGGGCTCGAACGGTCCCGCATGGACGAGGCCCGGCGCATCGAGAACCGGGCGGCCGAACCCCTGTTGCGGCTGGTGCTCTCCGACGACGCGGCACCAGGTGAGCTGACGTCCCGGCTGGCCGCCGCCGGCTTCGCGCCGCAGGAACCGGTGACGACGCTGTCCGCCGAGGTCCGCGGCGGCGGGCCGGGGCTCGCGCAGGTGCTGGTCGAGGAACTGCTTTCGGCCACCGGGCAGCCGGTGCTGGTGGCGACCGTGGAAGGCGAGACGTTCGGCCTGTTCGCGTCACGGGATACCGAGGCGTTGCGGGAAGCGGTGCACACGATCGAACCGGCGCTCGGGTCCGCGCGGCTGACGCTCGGCCTCAGCCGGGCCGCGGACGCCGCCGGGCTCCGCGCCGGAGTGCAGGAAGCCCGGCACGCGCGCACGCTGGCCGCGTTGACCCCGGGCCGCGCGACAGTGTTGTCCGGCGACGAAGTGGCGTCGCATCTGCTGCTGCTCGCCGCCGTGCCGGAGGACTTGCGCCGCACATTCGGCGAAAAAGTACTGGGCCCGGTACTCGCGTACGACGCGGCACACGGTTCCGAATTGATAACGACGCTCAAGGCGTTCCTGGAACATTCGGGATCTTGGACGCAGACGTCGGCCACTCTGCACTTGCACGTGAACACTCTGCGATACCGCATCACCCGGATCGGCGAACTCACCGGACGCGATCCGAGCCGGTTCGCCGACCGCGTGGATCTTTATCTGGCCGGCTGCTTCACGCAGAACTGGGGATGGTCTTGA
- a CDS encoding nucleoside deaminase, with amino-acid sequence MTVSIDADVERAWLAECVRIAEKNVADGGGPFGALVVKDGEIVATGVNRVTPSLDPTAHAEVVAIRAACQALGTFSLAGCVLVSSCEPCPMCLASSLWARVDRVLYAADRDDAARAGFDDRAFYELFEHPRETWQTPVSRVSTSDAFAPFSAWLNRSDRIEY; translated from the coding sequence ATGACCGTGTCCATCGATGCCGACGTCGAACGCGCCTGGCTCGCCGAATGCGTGCGGATCGCCGAGAAGAACGTCGCCGACGGCGGCGGCCCGTTCGGCGCGCTCGTGGTGAAGGACGGCGAGATCGTCGCGACCGGCGTCAACCGCGTCACCCCGTCGCTCGACCCGACCGCGCACGCCGAGGTGGTCGCGATCCGCGCGGCCTGCCAGGCGCTCGGCACGTTCAGCCTCGCCGGATGCGTGCTCGTCTCCTCGTGCGAGCCGTGCCCGATGTGCCTCGCGTCGTCGCTGTGGGCGCGCGTGGACCGCGTGCTGTACGCGGCCGACCGGGACGACGCCGCCCGGGCCGGATTCGACGACCGGGCCTTCTACGAGCTTTTCGAGCATCCCCGCGAAACGTGGCAGACCCCGGTTTCGCGAGTGTCCACATCGGACGCTTTCGCCCCGTTCTCCGCCTGGCTCAACCGGTCCGACCGGATCGAGTACTGA
- a CDS encoding Dyp-type peroxidase, translating into MTTESSRRSFLRRTVVGAGITAAAGIGVTASASEESPATVPFHGPRQAAILRQPPAQSIIASFDVVAENRAELTQLFQEITDRARFLTNGGAPASLGITAPPADSGVLGPVVPHSDLGVIVGVGSSLFDGRYGLADRKPKKLKPMTMFPNDALDASQCHGDLSLTLSASDTDTVLHALRDLTRATRGGMQLRWKINGFSSPSRPSGTPRNLMGFKDGTANPGASEMDRLVWVSGAGEPAWTTGGSYQVIRLIRMLVEFWDRVSITEQENMFGRRRDTGAPLDGASEQDEPRYADDPIGTVIPLTSHIRKANPRTPETDGQRILRRAVNYDRGVDANGNLDMGLVFTCYQQDLERQFETVQKRLIDEPLVDYISPFGGGYFFALPGVTGPGDHFGRALLA; encoded by the coding sequence GTGACCACGGAATCCTCTCGACGGTCCTTCCTGCGTCGCACCGTTGTCGGCGCGGGCATCACCGCTGCGGCCGGGATTGGGGTGACGGCTAGCGCCAGCGAAGAGTCACCGGCCACCGTGCCGTTTCACGGGCCCCGGCAGGCGGCGATTCTCCGGCAGCCACCGGCACAAAGCATCATCGCGTCCTTCGACGTGGTCGCCGAGAATCGCGCCGAATTGACCCAGCTGTTCCAGGAGATCACCGACCGAGCGCGGTTTCTTACGAATGGCGGTGCCCCGGCCTCGCTCGGCATTACCGCGCCACCCGCTGATTCCGGCGTGCTCGGTCCGGTTGTGCCGCACAGTGATCTCGGTGTGATTGTCGGCGTCGGATCGTCCCTTTTCGACGGACGCTACGGGCTGGCCGACCGCAAGCCCAAGAAGCTCAAGCCGATGACCATGTTCCCCAACGACGCGCTCGACGCCTCGCAGTGCCACGGCGACCTGTCGCTCACGTTGTCCGCCAGCGACACCGACACCGTGTTGCACGCGCTGCGCGACCTGACTCGCGCGACCCGCGGCGGAATGCAGTTGCGCTGGAAGATCAACGGCTTCAGTTCGCCGTCGAGGCCGTCCGGCACGCCGCGCAACCTGATGGGGTTCAAGGACGGCACCGCCAACCCGGGAGCGTCCGAAATGGACCGGCTGGTGTGGGTGTCCGGGGCGGGCGAGCCCGCGTGGACGACCGGCGGCAGCTACCAGGTGATCCGGCTGATCCGGATGCTGGTGGAATTCTGGGACCGGGTCTCGATCACCGAGCAGGAGAACATGTTCGGCCGCCGCCGCGACACCGGTGCGCCGCTGGACGGGGCATCCGAACAGGACGAACCCCGCTACGCCGACGATCCGATCGGCACCGTCATCCCGCTCACCAGCCACATCCGCAAGGCGAACCCGCGCACCCCGGAGACCGACGGACAGCGGATCCTGCGCCGCGCGGTCAACTACGACCGCGGCGTCGACGCCAACGGCAACCTCGACATGGGCCTCGTTTTCACCTGCTACCAGCAGGATCTCGAGCGGCAGTTCGAAACCGTGCAGAAGCGGCTGATCGACGAACCGCTCGTCGACTACATCTCCCCGTTCGGCGGCGGCTACTTCTTCGCGCTGCCCGGCGTCACCGGTCCCGGCGACCACTTCGGCCGGGCGCTCCTCGCCTGA
- the pucL gene encoding factor-independent urate hydroxylase — protein sequence MAIVLGDNRYGKAENRLVRVDRDGDEHRITDLTVSVSLSGDMSDTHLTGANDKVLATDTQKNTVFAFARDGIGEIEDFALRLARHFVSSQESIHLARVGIVAHPWERLQVGGRPAHHSFARSGAGTRTTRVTYDGERAWVLGGVEDLTVLNSTGSEFWGFPRDEYTTLVEVKDRILATAVSATWRFSVEEADWAQAHETALATLLDAFGGTHSQSLQQTLYAMGEAVLEAVPEIAEIRFSLPNKHHFLVDLEPFGLDNPGEVFYAADRPYGLIEGTVLRDDAPPAGPAWS from the coding sequence ATGGCGATCGTTCTTGGCGACAACCGATACGGGAAGGCCGAAAACCGGCTGGTCCGCGTCGACCGGGACGGAGACGAGCACCGGATCACCGACCTCACCGTGAGCGTGTCGCTGTCGGGCGACATGAGCGACACCCACCTGACCGGGGCCAACGACAAGGTGCTGGCCACCGACACGCAGAAGAACACGGTGTTCGCCTTCGCCCGCGACGGCATCGGCGAGATCGAGGACTTCGCGCTGCGGCTGGCCCGGCACTTCGTGTCCAGCCAGGAGAGCATCCACCTCGCCCGCGTCGGGATCGTGGCCCATCCGTGGGAGCGGCTGCAGGTCGGCGGACGTCCGGCGCACCATTCGTTCGCCCGTTCCGGGGCGGGCACGCGCACCACCCGCGTCACCTACGACGGCGAGCGGGCCTGGGTGCTGGGCGGGGTCGAGGACCTCACCGTGCTCAACTCCACCGGATCCGAATTCTGGGGCTTCCCGCGCGACGAATACACCACGCTGGTCGAGGTCAAGGACCGGATCCTCGCCACCGCGGTATCCGCGACCTGGCGGTTCTCCGTCGAGGAGGCCGATTGGGCGCAGGCGCACGAAACCGCGCTCGCCACGCTGCTCGACGCGTTCGGCGGCACGCACAGCCAGTCCCTGCAGCAGACGCTGTACGCGATGGGCGAGGCGGTGCTGGAGGCCGTCCCGGAGATCGCGGAGATCCGGTTCTCGCTGCCGAACAAGCACCATTTCCTCGTCGACCTCGAGCCGTTCGGCCTCGACAACCCCGGCGAGGTCTTCTACGCCGCCGACCGGCCCTACGGGCTGATCGAGGGCACCGTCCTGCGCGACGACGCCCCGCCGGCCGGTCCGGCCTGGTCCTGA
- a CDS encoding glycerate kinase: MTVLVAPDKFKGSLTAAEVAEVVAAAFAEVAPGEPVRQLPVADGGDGTVAAAVAAGFQRVPVRVSGPTGRRITAYYALRGTVAVVELAEASGLHRLPGGRLEPLTASSYGTGELIAAARAAGATQIVLGVGGSACTDGGAGLLTALGARLLDASGAQLPPGGAALAELSTVDLSALPEVDIVLASDVDNPLLGVDGAAVVYGPQKGAGPAEIALLERGLTRWVEVMGSAHATTPGAGAAGGVGFGVLTGLGARIRPGIELLLELLGFPAAARDARLVVTGEGSLDTQSLHGKAPVGVLRAAGGTPVVALAGRCLLSAPEWREAGFAGVYALTDVEPDEHRCVAEARSLLRERAAQLARDFSRAIPA, translated from the coding sequence GTGACGGTTCTGGTCGCTCCGGACAAGTTCAAGGGCTCGCTCACCGCGGCGGAGGTCGCGGAGGTGGTGGCCGCGGCGTTCGCCGAGGTCGCGCCGGGCGAGCCGGTGCGGCAGCTGCCGGTGGCGGACGGCGGCGACGGCACCGTCGCCGCCGCCGTCGCGGCCGGGTTCCAGCGGGTTCCGGTGCGGGTGTCCGGGCCGACCGGCCGCCGGATCACCGCGTACTACGCGCTGCGCGGGACGGTCGCCGTCGTCGAACTGGCGGAGGCGTCCGGCCTGCACCGGCTGCCCGGCGGGCGGCTGGAGCCGCTGACCGCGTCGAGCTACGGCACGGGCGAGCTGATCGCGGCCGCCCGTGCCGCCGGGGCGACGCAAATCGTGCTCGGGGTCGGCGGCAGTGCTTGCACCGACGGCGGCGCTGGGTTGCTGACTGCGCTGGGTGCGCGACTGCTCGACGCGTCCGGTGCGCAGCTTCCGCCCGGCGGCGCGGCCTTGGCGGAGTTGTCCACAGTGGATTTGTCCGCACTGCCCGAAGTGGACATTGTCCTGGCGTCCGATGTGGATAACCCGTTGCTGGGCGTGGACGGCGCGGCCGTGGTGTACGGGCCGCAGAAGGGTGCTGGACCCGCCGAGATCGCGTTGCTGGAACGCGGGCTGACCCGGTGGGTTGAAGTGATGGGCTCCGCGCACGCCACCACCCCGGGCGCCGGCGCGGCAGGCGGCGTCGGGTTCGGTGTGCTCACCGGACTCGGCGCCCGCATTCGGCCCGGCATCGAGTTGTTGCTGGAGTTGCTGGGTTTCCCGGCCGCGGCCCGGGACGCCCGGCTCGTCGTCACCGGCGAGGGTTCGCTGGATACCCAGTCGCTGCACGGAAAAGCGCCGGTGGGCGTTCTCCGCGCGGCGGGCGGCACACCGGTCGTCGCGTTGGCCGGGCGGTGCCTGCTGTCCGCACCGGAATGGCGGGAAGCGGGCTTCGCCGGGGTGTACGCGCTGACCGACGTCGAACCGGACGAGCACCGGTGCGTGGCGGAGGCCCGGTCGTTGCTGCGCGAGCGGGCCGCACAGCTGGCTCGGGATTTCAGCCGAGCAATACCTGCCTGA
- a CDS encoding RraA family protein, translating into MTHSDLTPSDLTHRFTTLTTAHLADGCLRARLTVRCAPAGTRSITPGQKLSGRVLPARHSGSVDVFLEALTTARPGDVLVVDNRGRLDESCVGDLITAEAAAAGLSGIVIWGLHRDTAELREIGLPVYSLGSLSTGPLHLNDRAADALDAATVGEWTVTTDDLVFGDDDGVLFIPAAQAEEVFRLAESIRDTEHRQAAKIRDGVTLREQVRFSEFLTLREKDPSYTFRQHLRAKDSAIEE; encoded by the coding sequence ATGACCCACAGCGATCTGACCCCCAGCGACCTGACCCACCGCTTCACCACCCTAACCACCGCCCACCTGGCAGACGGCTGCCTCCGCGCCCGCCTGACCGTCCGCTGCGCCCCAGCCGGAACCAGGTCAATAACCCCAGGCCAGAAGCTCTCCGGCAGAGTCCTCCCAGCCAGACACTCCGGCAGTGTCGACGTCTTCCTGGAAGCCCTGACCACCGCCCGCCCAGGCGACGTCCTGGTAGTAGACAACCGAGGCCGCCTGGACGAGAGCTGCGTAGGCGACCTCATCACCGCCGAAGCAGCGGCAGCCGGACTGAGCGGCATAGTCATCTGGGGCCTGCACCGGGACACCGCCGAACTCCGCGAAATCGGCCTCCCGGTCTACAGCCTGGGCTCCCTCTCCACCGGCCCCCTGCACCTCAACGACCGCGCCGCCGACGCCCTCGATGCCGCCACCGTCGGCGAATGGACCGTCACCACCGACGACCTGGTCTTCGGCGACGACGACGGCGTCCTCTTCATCCCAGCCGCCCAAGCCGAGGAAGTATTCCGGCTAGCCGAATCCATTCGCGACACCGAACACCGGCAAGCGGCGAAGATCCGCGACGGCGTCACCCTCCGCGAACAGGTCCGGTTCAGCGAATTCCTGACCCTCCGGGAAAAGGACCCGTCCTACACCTTCCGGCAGCACCTCCGCGCGAAAGACAGCGCCATTGAAGAGTAA
- a CDS encoding NCS2 family permease: MTQVRLEEAVTSAPGPQRKSIVERLFEIRARNTTVGREVRGGVTTFVAMAYIVLLNPLILGASADITGAKLSAAQVTTATALAAAVMTVLMGLVGNAPLALAAGLGINGIVAFQMAPAMTWAQAFGLVVLEGVCIVLMAVSGVRERIMNAIPGPLKTAITVGIGLYIALVGLVSAGFVTRIPDAAHTTVPVRLGVDGHLSGLPIAVFCFGLLLMTVLVSRKVPGAVLISIAAATVLAVVLHDGFGVGDWGLTTPTLPHSVVAAPDFGLLGHVDLFGGFAKAGALTATIFLFTLVLSGFFDAMGTITSVSAEAGLSKNGRVPRMGRILFVDGAGAIAGGVSGSSPNTVFLESAAGVGEGARTGLASVVTGLLFGATLLFTPIAGIVPAQAAAPALVVIGGMMVAQCRNIPWNDPDYTIPVFLTVALIPFTYSITNGVGAGLIAFVLIKTFRGKWREAGWILTVLALVFTVYFGIDVVKAIL; encoded by the coding sequence ATGACCCAGGTACGCCTCGAAGAAGCGGTGACCTCGGCTCCCGGACCGCAGCGCAAGTCCATTGTGGAGCGACTTTTCGAAATACGCGCTCGCAACACCACCGTAGGCCGGGAAGTGCGCGGAGGGGTGACCACCTTCGTCGCGATGGCCTACATCGTTTTGCTCAACCCGCTCATCCTCGGCGCTTCCGCCGACATCACCGGCGCGAAACTCAGCGCCGCGCAAGTAACCACGGCGACCGCGCTCGCCGCCGCCGTGATGACTGTCCTCATGGGACTCGTCGGCAACGCGCCGCTCGCGCTCGCCGCCGGTCTCGGGATCAACGGCATCGTCGCGTTCCAGATGGCCCCGGCGATGACGTGGGCCCAGGCTTTCGGGCTGGTGGTGCTCGAGGGCGTCTGCATCGTGCTGATGGCGGTCAGCGGGGTCCGGGAACGCATCATGAACGCGATCCCCGGACCGCTGAAAACCGCGATCACCGTCGGGATCGGGTTGTACATCGCGCTCGTCGGACTGGTGAGCGCCGGGTTCGTGACCCGCATTCCGGACGCGGCGCACACGACTGTTCCCGTTCGGCTCGGCGTCGACGGCCATCTGTCCGGTTTGCCGATCGCGGTGTTCTGCTTCGGCCTCCTGCTGATGACCGTGCTGGTGTCGCGGAAGGTGCCCGGCGCGGTGCTGATCAGCATCGCCGCCGCCACCGTGCTCGCGGTGGTGCTGCACGACGGATTCGGCGTCGGCGATTGGGGTTTGACGACTCCGACGCTGCCGCATTCCGTGGTCGCGGCTCCCGATTTCGGGCTGCTCGGGCACGTCGATCTGTTCGGCGGATTCGCCAAGGCGGGCGCGCTGACCGCGACGATCTTCCTGTTCACCCTGGTGCTGTCCGGGTTCTTCGACGCGATGGGCACCATCACCAGCGTGTCGGCCGAGGCCGGGCTGTCGAAGAACGGCCGGGTGCCGCGGATGGGCCGGATCCTGTTCGTGGACGGGGCCGGGGCGATCGCGGGCGGGGTGTCCGGCTCGTCGCCGAACACCGTGTTCCTGGAGTCCGCGGCCGGCGTCGGGGAGGGCGCGCGGACCGGGCTGGCGAGTGTCGTGACCGGGCTCTTGTTCGGGGCGACGCTGCTGTTCACGCCGATCGCGGGCATCGTGCCGGCGCAGGCCGCCGCACCGGCGCTCGTGGTGATCGGCGGGATGATGGTGGCGCAATGCCGCAACATTCCGTGGAACGACCCGGATTACACGATCCCGGTGTTCCTGACGGTCGCGCTCATTCCGTTCACCTACTCCATCACCAACGGCGTCGGCGCGGGCCTCATCGCGTTCGTGCTGATCAAGACCTTCCGCGGGAAGTGGCGTGAAGCGGGGTGGATCCTCACCGTGCTCGCGCTCGTGTTCACCGTCTACTTCGGAATCGACGTGGTGAAGGCGATCCTCTGA